In one Brevibacillus choshinensis genomic region, the following are encoded:
- a CDS encoding DUF4153 domain-containing protein: protein MALETQRQSSLPWLLIGSVAIGILGDYLFYGKAFGISYPLFVIGLYALFFWQAKQRIHLTFSRDQFYAWSLTLPIFLLALTFFLYDNAFFHLLNFVIVPFLLVAQTMLLTKRHQQSWFSLGFLGEMIETVLLYTIKYTSIPFLLLREWIKNRVDRTKYGVAMKVLTGIGISLPILLVVLSLLSQADGVFGHFLAEIPRMLFDWNSAEALFRLFLIGLVALVTFGYMYSILGPRQQGVAVLVPAQSEENKIAWDGIILVTILTIINVVYIVFTVIQISYLFGGAQAILPEDMTYAEYAKKGFNELVTVTIINFILLVSFMYLASRAQKLIYRIVQVMLSLLTVCTSCMLISAYFRLSLYEEAYGYTHTRFLAHAFMIFLLVLFVIAFLKIWRNGFSLMKYYGVAGIVAYVVLNYINVDVLIAKNNIQRYHDTGRIDMEYLAELSYDAIPVIMTLKNDKAVASTLQYNLQEKAEDLQEERSWQSFNVARYVAKSYLE, encoded by the coding sequence GTGGCTTTAGAGACACAAAGACAGAGCAGCCTTCCATGGCTGTTGATTGGTTCCGTAGCAATCGGTATTTTAGGTGATTACTTGTTCTATGGCAAGGCATTTGGCATCTCCTATCCGTTGTTTGTGATTGGGCTATACGCCTTGTTCTTTTGGCAAGCCAAGCAACGAATCCATCTGACATTTTCGCGGGATCAGTTCTACGCATGGTCGCTAACCTTGCCGATTTTTCTGCTCGCGTTGACCTTTTTTCTGTATGACAATGCGTTTTTCCATCTACTGAATTTTGTGATCGTCCCGTTTCTCTTGGTCGCTCAAACGATGCTACTGACAAAAAGGCATCAGCAGAGCTGGTTTTCTCTCGGATTCTTGGGTGAGATGATCGAGACGGTGCTTTTGTACACGATCAAGTACACGAGCATCCCTTTTCTTCTGCTTCGTGAATGGATAAAGAACAGAGTGGATCGTACCAAATACGGAGTAGCAATGAAGGTGCTGACCGGTATCGGGATCTCGCTGCCCATTCTTTTAGTAGTACTGTCCTTGCTCTCACAGGCAGATGGGGTATTCGGACATTTTCTGGCGGAAATCCCGCGCATGTTGTTTGACTGGAATTCGGCAGAGGCACTCTTTCGCCTGTTCCTGATCGGATTGGTGGCGCTCGTGACCTTCGGCTATATGTACTCCATTTTGGGGCCAAGACAGCAAGGGGTGGCAGTCCTGGTACCTGCACAATCGGAGGAGAATAAGATCGCGTGGGACGGCATCATCCTGGTAACGATCCTGACGATCATCAATGTGGTGTATATCGTCTTTACAGTCATTCAGATCTCGTATTTGTTCGGTGGCGCACAGGCAATCTTGCCAGAGGATATGACATACGCGGAGTACGCGAAAAAAGGGTTTAATGAGCTGGTCACCGTGACGATCATCAATTTTATCTTGCTTGTGAGCTTCATGTACCTCGCGTCGAGGGCACAGAAGCTGATCTACAGAATCGTTCAGGTCATGCTCAGCCTTTTGACTGTCTGTACGAGCTGTATGCTGATTTCCGCATACTTCCGCTTGTCTCTGTACGAAGAGGCGTACGGCTATACCCATACAAGGTTTTTGGCGCATGCCTTCATGATCTTTTTGTTAGTGCTGTTTGTGATCGCTTTTCTGAAAATCTGGAGAAATGGCTTTTCCCTGATGAAATATTACGGGGTAGCGGGGATCGTCGCGTATGTGGTCTTGAACTACATCAATGTGGATGTGCTGATAGCGAAAAACAACATTCAGCGCTATCACGACACCGGACGAATTGACATGGAGTATTTAGCCGAGCTCTCCTATGATGCGATTCCGGTGATCATGACGTTAAAGAATGATAAGGCAGTGGCTAGTACACTCCAGTACAATCTCCAGGAGAAGGCGGAAGATCTGCAGGAAGAGAGGAGCTGGCAGTCGTTTAATGTAGCTAGATACGTGGCCAAAAGCTATTTGGAATAG
- the erpA gene encoding iron-sulfur cluster insertion protein ErpA — protein sequence MITMTEQASLKVKEMLAAEDKPNLFLRVGVRPGGCSGFTYGMGWDQEMKEGDEVFEQHGVKIVVDKDSYLYIKGTEIDFKESMMGGGFSIENPNAVASCGCGSSFKTALAAGKAEKCDD from the coding sequence ATGATTACAATGACAGAGCAAGCCAGCCTGAAGGTAAAGGAAATGCTGGCAGCAGAAGATAAACCCAATCTGTTCCTGCGGGTCGGAGTTAGACCAGGTGGTTGCAGTGGCTTCACCTACGGTATGGGCTGGGATCAAGAAATGAAAGAAGGCGACGAGGTCTTCGAGCAGCATGGTGTCAAAATTGTTGTCGATAAAGACAGTTATCTATACATTAAAGGTACCGAAATTGACTTCAAGGAATCCATGATGGGCGGAGGCTTTTCCATCGAGAATCCGAACGCAGTTGCTTCCTGCGGCTGTGGGTCGTCGTTCAAGACGGCGCTGGCAGCGGGTAAGGCAGAGAAGTGTGACGACTAA
- a CDS encoding aspartyl-phosphate phosphatase Spo0E family protein: MRDVLLEKIELLRQRMVNMGLEFGLDHPEVLEYSIQIDQLHNELNQIDHGLSKVGTSKKTYRFYLLENHAYFA, translated from the coding sequence ATGCGGGACGTTTTACTCGAAAAAATCGAACTCCTTCGACAGCGTATGGTAAATATGGGGTTAGAGTTTGGGTTAGATCATCCAGAAGTCCTAGAATATAGTATACAAATTGATCAACTACACAACGAACTGAACCAAATAGATCATGGTCTGTCTAAGGTAGGAACGAGCAAGAAAACATATCGCTTTTATCTACTTGAAAATCATGCCTATTTCGCATAA